The following are from one region of the Gossypium hirsutum isolate 1008001.06 chromosome D03, Gossypium_hirsutum_v2.1, whole genome shotgun sequence genome:
- the LOC107950390 gene encoding L-ascorbate oxidase translates to MIFSNMVLIPKCKSRVILFLWLLGITALLNGSAVEARIRRYKWEVKYDYKSPDCLKQLVITINGGTPGPTITAQQNDTIIVELTNGLLTENVAIHWHGIRQIGTPWFDGTEGVTQCPILPGTTFKYQFVVDRAGTYLYHAHYGMQREAGLYGSIIVGLPDGKSEPFTYDYDRNIILNDWYHKSTYEQAAGLSAIPFQWVGEPQSLLIHGRGKFNCSTLTTPSLDAGICNATNPDCEPFRLIAVPGKTYRLRISSLTALSALSFQIEGHNMTVVEADGHYVEPFVVQNLFLYSGETYSVLVKADQDPTRNYWITSNIVGRSAPNTPPGLGVFVYYPNHPRRSPPTTPPPPPLWNNTDPRLAQSHAIKARQGYIHTPPSRSDRVIVFLNTQNTINGNVRWSVNNVSFALPHTPYLIALKENLTHVFDQTPPPDGYDFQNYDIRIVQENRNATSSNGVYRLNFNSTVDIILQNANSMSLGTSETHPWHLHGHDFWVLGYGEGKFDMFNDPKKYNLVNPIMKNTVPVHPYGWTALRFRADNPGAWAFHCHIESHFYMGMGVVFAEGIDKVGKLPSSVMGCGETQGLYRP, encoded by the exons ATGATCTTTAGCAATATGGTTTTGATACCAAAATGCAAAAGCAGAGTAATCTTATTTCTATGGTTATTAGGGATTACAGCTTTGTTAAATGGTTCGGCCGTTGAAGCTCGGATTCGTCGGTATAAATGGGAAGTGAAGTACGACTACAAGTCCCCTGATTGTTTAAAGCAACTGGTAATAACCATCAATGGCGGAACACCAGGTCCTACAATCACCGCACAGCAAAATGATACTATCATTGTTGAGCTCACCAACGGTTTGTTAACTGAGAATGTTGCAATTCACTGGCATGGAATTCGACAGATCGGAACACCCTGGTTTGATGGAACTGAAGGAGTGACTCAATGTCCGATTTTGCCAGGAACCACTTTCAAGTATCAGTTTGTTGTCGACAGA GCTGGAACATACTTGTATCATGCACATTATGGGATGCAAAGAGAAGCTGGGTTATATGGATCAATCATTGTTGGACTTCCTGATGGAAAATCCGAACCTTTTACCTATGATTATGATCGGAATATTATACTCAATGATTGGTACCATAAAAGCACTTATGAACAAGCTGCTGGCTTGTCTGCTATTCCCTTCCAATGGGTTGGAGAGCCTCAGTCACTCTTGATCCATGGAAGAGGAAAGTTCAACTGCTCTACTTTAACTACTCCAAGTTTAGACGCTGGTATTTGCAATGCTACAAATCCAGATTGTGAGCCTTTCAGATTAATCGCAGTCCCTGGAAAAACTTATCGATTGAGAATCTCTAGTTTAACTGCTCTATCAGCCCTCAGCTTCCAAATTGAG gGTCACAATATGACAGTGGTTGAAGCTGATGGGCATTACGTTGAGCCATTTGTTGTACAAAACTTGTTCCTTTACTCAGGGGAGACATATTCGGTCCTAGTAAAAGCCGACCAAGATCCCACAAGGAATTATTGGATAACATCCAATATTGTTGGTCGATCAGCACCCAATACTCCTCCTGGTCTCGGCGTTTTCGTTTACTATCCAAATCATCCAAGGAGATCTCCTCCCACAACTCCTCCACCTCCTCCTCTATGGAATAACACTGACCCTCGATTAGCTCAGAGTCACGCCATTAAAGCTCGCCAAGGTTACATTCACACTCCACCTTCACGTTCAGACAGGGTCATTGTGTTCCTCAACACACAAAACACGATCAATGGGAATGTTCGGTGGTCGGTCAACAATGTCTCTTTCGCACTTCCTCATACACCTTACTTGATCGCACTCAAGGAAAATCTAACCCATGTGTTCGATCAAACCCCACCTCCCGATGGGTACGATTTCCAGAATTATGATATCCGTATAGTACAAGAGAACAGAAATGCTACCTCGAGCAATGGGGTTTACAGGTTGAACTTCAACTCAACTGTGGATATTATACTTCAAAATGCCAACTCCATGAGTCTTGGTACCAGTGAGACGCATCCTTGGCATTTACATGGACATGATTTCTGGGTATTGGGGTATGGGGAAGGGAAGTTCGATATGTTCAATGATCCAAAGAAGTATAATTTGGTGAACCCGATTATGAAGAACACAGTGCCGGTACATCCTTATGGATGGACTGCTTTGAGGTTTAGGGCTGATAACCCAGGAGCTTGGGCATTCCATTGCCATATAGAATCCCATTTCTATATGGGTATGGGCGTGGTATTTGCAGAAGGGATTGACAAGGTTGGCAAGTTACCATCTTCTGTTATGGGCTGTGGTGAAACTCAAGGTCTTTACAGGCCCTAG